Proteins encoded in a region of the Bacillus methanolicus genome:
- a CDS encoding SDR family NAD(P)-dependent oxidoreductase produces MERLKSKNIIITGASGGIGAEIATLCAERGANLVLLARSIDKLEILKKKLEGQYSVQVYVYKLDVSDTDQIQEIFQKIFKEIGRVDVLINNAGFGIFREAHKITIDEMKGMFNVNVIGLMACTSMVLPKMREQRSGHIINIASQAGKIATPKSSVYAATKHAVLGYTNSLRMELADYHVYVTSVNPGPIATNFFQIADEKGTYVQNVKRIMLQPEYVAKKVVDKIFTPVREINLPRWMNAGSIIYTLFPRLFERLGKKAFNQK; encoded by the coding sequence TTGGAACGGTTAAAAAGCAAAAATATCATCATTACCGGGGCATCAGGAGGAATTGGCGCGGAAATTGCCACACTTTGTGCTGAACGGGGAGCAAATCTGGTATTGCTTGCCCGAAGCATAGATAAACTGGAAATTTTAAAGAAAAAGCTTGAAGGGCAGTACAGTGTCCAAGTTTATGTTTATAAGCTAGACGTGTCCGATACTGATCAAATCCAGGAAATATTTCAAAAAATATTCAAAGAAATCGGCCGGGTCGATGTTTTAATTAATAATGCGGGTTTTGGAATTTTCCGTGAAGCACATAAAATAACGATCGATGAAATGAAAGGGATGTTCAATGTCAATGTGATCGGGCTTATGGCTTGCACAAGCATGGTGCTTCCGAAGATGAGGGAGCAGCGTTCCGGCCATATCATCAACATTGCCTCCCAAGCCGGAAAAATTGCAACGCCGAAATCAAGCGTTTATGCAGCAACGAAACATGCTGTTCTCGGCTATACAAACAGTTTGCGGATGGAGCTTGCCGATTATCATGTGTATGTGACCTCAGTCAATCCGGGGCCGATTGCGACCAACTTTTTTCAAATTGCCGATGAGAAAGGTACATACGTTCAGAATGTCAAGAGGATTATGCTTCAGCCTGAATACGTAGCCAAAAAAGTTGTCGATAAAATTTTTACTCCTGTCAGGGAAATTAACCTTCCCCGCTGGATGAATGCGGGAAGCATCATTTATACGTTATTTCCGCGGTTATTTGAGCGGCTCGGCAAGAAAGCTTTTAATCAAAAATAG
- the proC gene encoding pyrroline-5-carboxylate reductase — translation MKKLTFVGAGSIAEAMISGMLKSNLIEKNRIWVTNRKDDNKLNRMSQDYGVNTSYNLEELFSNTDAVILAMKPKDAAEAITRIKDYLTEDMLIISVLAGISISSIEELSGKSLAIVRAMPNTSAAIGKSATAIAVNKMVKDQQKKIVKQMFETIGLTTFVEEEQLDAVTGLSGSGPAYIYYLVEAMEKSAVEIGLEKEVAKQLIVQTLLGAAEMLTKSSKSPEQLRREVTSPGGTTEAGIKVLEAHDVQHAFISCIKEATAQSKRLGSMLSEAVAVKP, via the coding sequence ATGAAGAAGCTTACTTTTGTCGGAGCAGGTTCGATAGCGGAAGCAATGATCTCCGGAATGCTGAAGAGCAACCTGATAGAGAAGAACAGAATCTGGGTAACAAATCGAAAAGATGACAACAAACTAAACCGCATGAGTCAAGATTATGGCGTGAATACCTCTTACAATTTAGAAGAATTGTTCTCAAATACAGATGCAGTAATTTTAGCGATGAAGCCGAAAGACGCTGCAGAAGCCATTACCCGCATTAAAGATTACTTAACAGAAGATATGCTGATTATTTCCGTTTTGGCTGGAATATCGATTTCCAGTATTGAAGAGCTTTCCGGCAAATCCCTGGCAATCGTAAGAGCAATGCCGAATACATCAGCAGCAATCGGGAAATCTGCAACCGCGATAGCTGTTAATAAAATGGTTAAGGATCAACAAAAGAAAATCGTAAAACAAATGTTTGAAACAATCGGGCTAACAACTTTTGTTGAAGAAGAACAACTTGATGCGGTAACCGGCCTGTCGGGAAGCGGCCCGGCATATATTTATTATCTTGTCGAAGCAATGGAAAAAAGCGCTGTTGAAATTGGACTTGAAAAAGAAGTTGCAAAACAATTAATTGTGCAAACGCTGCTCGGAGCAGCGGAAATGCTGACAAAATCATCAAAATCGCCGGAGCAGCTGCGCCGGGAAGTAACAAGTCCGGGCGGAACAACAGAAGCCGGCATTAAAGTTCTCGAGGCCCACGACGTTCAGCACGCATTTATATCCTGCATTAAAGAAGCAACCGCACAATCTAAACGCCTGGGAAGCATGTTAAGCGAAGCAGTAGCAGTAAAGCCGTAG
- a CDS encoding YqzH family protein, translating to MEKKFVIKMIENCFKQYGHNRESIPLSEEEYEQLYKKVMDLIEEEPLGNLYTIVNDVVYEYLTE from the coding sequence ATGGAGAAAAAATTTGTGATAAAAATGATCGAAAATTGTTTCAAGCAATACGGACATAACCGGGAGTCGATTCCGTTAAGCGAAGAAGAATACGAACAGCTTTATAAAAAAGTAATGGATTTGATAGAAGAGGAGCCGCTTGGTAATTTGTATACAATCGTCAATGATGTTGTTTATGAATACTTGACAGAGTGA
- a CDS encoding MBL fold metallo-hydrolase produces MTEWKSGIAKITLPTPFAVGDVNVFLIKGDRLTLVDVGPKTESAWEALKSQLNDLKLIPEDIEQVILTHHHPDHSGLLDFFPQSLEVYGHFLNERWINRNQSFLEEHDDFYRKLFVEFGIPEKFFSFIDIMKKSLKFSCNRSLTGTLTEGENPPGLDNWEVLETPGHAQSHIALWRKKDGILIGGDLLLTSISPNPLLEPPLPGMTERPKPQLQYNHSIKRLFDLPIERMYTGHGTDITDVHQLAEKRLERQHERAMQVKKWLEKEELTVFEICKRLFPAVYERELPLTISETIAQLDYFDSLGEIDMMKDNQTYIFKAK; encoded by the coding sequence ATGACTGAATGGAAAAGCGGAATTGCAAAGATTACCTTGCCGACGCCATTTGCGGTCGGTGATGTTAATGTTTTCTTAATAAAAGGAGATCGGCTGACTCTTGTTGATGTCGGTCCGAAAACTGAGTCAGCATGGGAAGCATTGAAAAGCCAGCTCAATGATTTAAAATTAATACCAGAAGATATTGAACAAGTTATTTTGACGCATCACCACCCGGACCACTCTGGTTTGCTTGACTTCTTTCCTCAGTCATTGGAAGTATACGGCCACTTTTTAAATGAGAGATGGATAAACAGGAATCAATCTTTTCTTGAGGAGCATGATGATTTTTATCGAAAGCTTTTTGTCGAATTTGGCATTCCCGAAAAGTTCTTTTCTTTTATTGATATAATGAAAAAGTCACTGAAATTTTCATGCAACAGGTCTCTCACCGGAACGCTGACCGAAGGGGAAAATCCGCCCGGGCTGGATAATTGGGAAGTACTTGAAACACCGGGCCATGCACAGAGCCATATTGCGCTGTGGCGCAAAAAAGACGGGATTTTAATTGGCGGAGACCTATTATTGACATCGATTTCCCCGAATCCTTTGCTTGAGCCCCCGCTGCCAGGCATGACCGAGCGTCCAAAGCCTCAGCTTCAATATAATCATTCGATAAAACGGCTGTTTGATCTTCCGATTGAACGGATGTATACGGGGCATGGCACGGACATTACGGACGTTCATCAATTGGCAGAAAAAAGACTGGAGCGCCAGCATGAAAGGGCGATGCAAGTAAAAAAATGGCTTGAAAAAGAAGAGCTGACCGTGTTTGAAATTTGCAAGCGCCTATTCCCGGCCGTTTATGAACGGGAATTACCGCTCACAATTTCAGAGACGATCGCCCAGCTTGACTATTTTGACTCATTAGGTGAGATTGATATGATGAAAGACAATCAAACTTATATTTTTAAAGCTAAATGA
- a CDS encoding YolD-like family protein has product MIRDRGRIKWTSMMLPEHVKLLRDWAKEDMYENKIEPDEQQLEVMNEVMAEAMEFKKSVAITYYRGRRYQLVIGTIHYWDETAKKLHVVDRFEEVHQIEISSIADVRFADE; this is encoded by the coding sequence ATGATACGAGACCGGGGAAGGATCAAATGGACATCGATGATGCTTCCTGAACATGTAAAGCTGCTCAGAGACTGGGCAAAGGAAGATATGTACGAGAACAAAATAGAGCCCGATGAACAGCAGCTTGAAGTGATGAATGAAGTGATGGCGGAAGCAATGGAATTTAAAAAAAGCGTAGCAATTACGTATTACAGGGGGCGGAGGTACCAGCTCGTCATCGGCACTATTCATTATTGGGATGAAACAGCCAAAAAACTCCATGTGGTCGACCGTTTTGAAGAAGTGCACCAGATTGAAATTTCAAGCATTGCTGATGTCCGGTTTGCAGATGAATAG
- a CDS encoding DNA polymerase thumb domain-containing protein, with the protein MVDYSKMPHNKILCIDMKSFYASCSAVMLGLDPLECYLAVVGNVERQGSVVLAASPRLKKEFGVKTGSRLFEIPDDPRIQLVEPKMATYLRISTEITRVFHRYVPKEAIHTYSVDESFIQVDGVVDLWGDPMTIAKKIRDDLEREFQLPCAIGIGPNMLMAKLCLDLEAKKQGIAEWTYEDVPKKLWNVSPLREMWGIGSRVEKTLNSMGIFTVGQLARYDLKALEKKFGIMGNQLYYHAWGVDLSDIGAPIMEGQISFGKSQVLLRDYKEEHEIKAVILEMCEEVARRARNHKKAGRTISFGLGYSQDEFGGGFYRSRTVEQPTNVTMDLYRVCLDLFHEFYEGKTVRKISISLGNIVDDNQMQLSLFDLNGWKKHELGYAVDRIRSRFGSGALLRAVSYTEAGTARHRATLVGGHKM; encoded by the coding sequence ATGGTTGATTACAGCAAGATGCCGCACAATAAAATTTTATGCATTGATATGAAGAGCTTTTATGCAAGCTGTTCTGCTGTCATGCTTGGTCTTGATCCGCTTGAATGTTACCTGGCTGTTGTCGGGAATGTAGAACGGCAGGGAAGTGTCGTTCTTGCCGCATCTCCCCGGCTGAAAAAGGAATTCGGCGTTAAGACCGGTTCCCGGTTGTTTGAAATTCCCGATGATCCCCGTATCCAACTAGTAGAGCCGAAAATGGCAACATATTTGCGGATTTCCACTGAAATTACCCGTGTATTTCACCGTTACGTTCCGAAAGAAGCGATTCACACTTACAGTGTCGATGAGAGTTTTATCCAAGTAGACGGCGTTGTTGATCTCTGGGGTGATCCGATGACCATTGCGAAAAAAATCAGGGATGATCTTGAACGGGAGTTTCAGCTGCCGTGCGCGATTGGCATCGGACCGAACATGCTTATGGCAAAGCTGTGTCTTGATCTTGAAGCAAAAAAACAAGGGATTGCCGAATGGACGTATGAGGATGTGCCAAAAAAACTGTGGAACGTTTCCCCGCTCCGGGAAATGTGGGGAATCGGCAGTCGAGTCGAAAAAACGCTCAACAGCATGGGAATTTTCACAGTCGGGCAATTGGCCCGCTACGATTTGAAAGCACTTGAAAAGAAATTTGGAATCATGGGGAACCAGCTTTATTATCATGCATGGGGAGTCGACCTTTCCGATATCGGGGCGCCGATTATGGAAGGGCAGATCAGTTTTGGAAAAAGCCAGGTCCTATTGCGCGACTACAAGGAAGAGCATGAAATTAAAGCTGTCATATTGGAAATGTGTGAAGAAGTGGCGAGAAGAGCCCGAAACCACAAAAAGGCGGGAAGGACGATCAGCTTTGGCCTCGGCTACAGCCAGGATGAATTCGGCGGCGGCTTTTACCGCTCCCGGACGGTTGAGCAGCCGACAAACGTAACAATGGACCTTTACCGGGTTTGTCTGGATCTTTTTCATGAATTTTATGAAGGAAAAACGGTCCGGAAAATTTCCATTTCACTTGGAAACATCGTCGATGATAATCAAATGCAGCTCAGCCTGTTTGATTTAAACGGTTGGAAAAAGCACGAACTCGGTTATGCTGTCGATCGTATTCGCAGCCGGTTTGGATCAGGGGCATTGCTGCGGGCTGTTTCCTATACGGAAGCCGGAACAGCCAGACACCGGGCGACTCTCGTTGGCGGCCATAAAATGTAA